The genomic segment CCTTTAGAGGGTCATTCCATGAAGGACAGCGTTGTTGCACAGGCCTGCTCCACAGCCCGCAAGGTGCTGGCGGCGATCGTTGCGCGAGTGCCGCCAGTGATGAGCATGACGCGCTTACTCGCCGATCTTCCTGATCACGTAATAAGTGAACTGGCCGATCTGTTGGCGAAGCTGATCGCGCTTGGCAATGTAATCTTCAGCACTTCCCTCACGGATCATCTGTTCGATCCGGCCCAATACTTCGTCAAGTTCCTGTTCGCTCAGCAAGGCAAAGTGCGAGTCGCCCTGGCGAAACTCGAGTGAGGTCAAGGCATTGGGATCGAAGTACCCCGACTGTTGAATGATGCTGTCGATATTGACCACGCGATCGGTAATCTCGAAGCCAATCGTGCGCAGAAAAGCTTGCAGCGGTTCATATTCGATAAAACGCGGTTTCATCCGCTCGACCGCTTTTTCGATCAACTTGCCCCACCACACCCCATTCTCCAACTGCTGATGGGTGATGGTGTTGATCAGAATGACACCCCCCTCTTTAAGTGACTTTGTCGCTTCGCCCAGAAAATGTTTCACTGCCTTGAAATCGTCAGCAGGGTCCAGATGATGCAATGACTGATTGCACATGACCGCGTCATATACCTGACCTTCACTGACATACAACGACAAGTCGCACTGCTTCCAGACTGCATTAGCAAAACCATGACTTTCAATCTTTTGCTTGCACTGAGCCAACATGCCTTCGCTGTAATCGGCACAAACAACATTCATGCCGGCACGCGCCAGCTCCAGCGCATAGTTACCGGTGCCGCACCCGGCATCCAGCACGGTCATGAGCGGGGCGGGTTTGTTTAGCCGAGCCAAATAACCCAACACGATCTCGACACCCACGGCAGTTCGCGTCTTGTCATAATTAATAGACGTCGTATTATAGTGCTCGTATTTACTCACAAGACATTCTCGACTTATTTCAAGGTAAGTTGACGCCTGCTGCTGATCAACCGATAGAAGTTTCAGGCAGAGGCGATAAGGGAAAACAGCTCTTTTGCTTTAAAACCCATTCGGGTTTT from the Pseudomonas sp. N3-W genome contains:
- a CDS encoding class I SAM-dependent methyltransferase; this encodes MSKYEHYNTTSINYDKTRTAVGVEIVLGYLARLNKPAPLMTVLDAGCGTGNYALELARAGMNVVCADYSEGMLAQCKQKIESHGFANAVWKQCDLSLYVSEGQVYDAVMCNQSLHHLDPADDFKAVKHFLGEATKSLKEGGVILINTITHQQLENGVWWGKLIEKAVERMKPRFIEYEPLQAFLRTIGFEITDRVVNIDSIIQQSGYFDPNALTSLEFRQGDSHFALLSEQELDEVLGRIEQMIREGSAEDYIAKRDQLRQQIGQFTYYVIRKIGE